The stretch of DNA CCCCTCTGCACCCCCAGCGCCCCCACCCCGGGACACACGGCACCCCATACACCCGCCTTGCACCCCTCAAACTGGAGCTGCCCCCACCCCTGtagccccagccctgctcccccctTGTAGCACCcaccctctgccctgggcactgccGTGCTCCCCCCAACCCGCagtcccccctccccaggccaTGTGTGTCCCGCTGCAGCGTCACCCCGGTGCCCccctggtgtccccagggcCAGGATGGGTGGTGCAAGGCTGTGGTGGTGACATGTGGCCCTGTCAGCCCTAAAAGGGGGACAACGGGCAGAGCCCCCCAGCCTCCAGGTGAGGACTGaggacggggacagggacatggaGGGTGACATCAGAAGGGGCTCAGCCCCcggctgctggggctggggaccAGGGGTGGGCATCCCTgaggctggcactgggatgcCAGGCAGACACGGGAGTGGCACAGGGGATGGTGGAGGGACAGTGGGGATAAGGGGCgcagaggggcaggatgggGTGAGGGACACAAGGTGGCACTGGGGGTGGCAGAGGAACAGTGGAGACATTagggctggcagaggggccACGGAGAGGACGGGTTGTTACCAAGGGTGGCACAGGGGCTCTGGACCATGGGGGTGGCCGAGGTTGATGGGCCTGTGGCATCTCCAGAGGGTGCTGGtggtgtccccagtgtccctgcGTGTCCTGCTGCCATGTGGCCCTGGCTACTGCTCgctctggccctgctgggcaCTGTCCCTGCCAGCCACCCTGGTGAGTGCCCCCCAcacccctgcctgctcccagggaCACCCTGGGGACACCGTCAGTCCCTGCCACCCCCGTGCCATGCCCACCCCACTGACGCCACATGCCCGGGGCTGGCAGTGGGTGGCAGAGGGACCCGTGGTACCAACCCCCCCCTCCTGcgccctgcagccccccaccAGCCCGGGGGGGTTCCTGCTGGTGAGACCCCCCAGCTGCGCTACGTGGTGGTGAAGAAGCTGCGCACCTACGCAGGCGCCCAGGTGAGGGGACATGGGGCACGGGGGGTGCGGGGGACGCCAGGCTGTGCCTGTCCCACAGCGGCACTGCCGGGAGGTGCCCGTGGGCACAGGTGAGTGCCCGGTGCCAGCCCGTGCCCGTCCACAGCGCTACTGCCAGGACGTGTACCGGGGCCAGCTGGCCTCTGTGCACAGCGCTGCCCGcaaccaggagctgcagaaactGGCACGAACCCACACCACATTCGCACCCTGGATCGGAGCTGTCACCAGCTGCAGGGTGAGGGGACACCGGGGGCAAGGGGCTGCAAaggggtgctgggtgctggcGAGGAGATCAGCTGGGGGCTGCTTTggggggtgaggggctgggtagggggtgctggggctggaggctggGGTTTGAGGGGCTGGGTatggggtgctgggggctgccaCTGGGGGCTGAGGTGTTGGCACAGCAGGCGGGGCAGTGGGAATCGCGCTGGGAGGACTCCAGCCCCTGGAACTACGCGAACTGGGCGCCCATCCATCCCCTCCACACCGTCACCACCTGCACCACCCTCAGCACCCGAGGTGAGGTCACCCACCCACCGTGTCCAGGCTTGGgggatgctggggaggggagcaCAGGCTACTGGGAAATTGGAGGAACACTGGGAGGACACTGGGGCGGTGTGGGGAGAGGGCTACAGGTCACTGggggggacactgggagggGGTACAGGGCACTGGGGGGCCAagggggggacacagggggcACTGGAAGCGGTTGCAGGGTGCTGGGGGGCCCTGGGAACCACCCACGGGCCTGACACTGTCCTTGTCCCCAGACGGGCTCTGGCGAAGCCgcttctgcttccagctgcGCCCCTTCATCTGCCAGTACTGAGCCCCCAGTGCTGCCGTGGCcccccaggtcctttcccaGTAAAGCAGAGGTGCCCTGAGCCGTGTCTGTGTGCGCCGAGGGCCTGcggagggggctggggggtcGTGGGGGCAGCACGGCGAGTGCAGGGGGCAGTGATGTTTATTGTCCCCAAGCCCCCCACCCCACTGGCACAGCGCCCCCAGGCCAGTACAAAAATGGGGTGCTGGGGCTCAGTGTGGGGTCTCGACGTGGATCTCAGCACTGGGGGCGGCTGCCAGGGGGGTGCTGGCCATCCCCAGCTCCTTGGCTCGCCGCTGGCACTCGCGGGTCACCACCACGGGGCTGACAAAGGCCACCAGCACCACGGCGATGAGCCCCAAGTTCATCTGCGGGGTGGAAGAGTGtcagggcagggggctgggggctgacccCACCCAAAGGGCCCCTGGGCCAGCCCCATGGTTCCCCCATCTCCTGCGTTAGCCCAGGACACTTGGGGCGGCACTCCCGTTTCCCCAAGGGCAGGattcccatccctccctggcGCAGGGCCCCCATTTCCCCTGGAGCAGGACCCCATCCCTCCCGGGGCAGCATCCCCATTTCCCCATGGGGCAGGACCCCCATTTTCCCACGGGCAGGACCTCAGTCACTCCTGGGGCAGGATCCCCATTTCTCCATGGCACGAGACCCCCATTGCCCTGCGGGGCAAGGCTGCATCCCTCCCGGGGCAGGACCCCCATTTCCCCGTGGAGCAGCCCCCCCATCCCTCACTCGGGGGGCCCACAGGGCACACTCACATAGAAGGGGTCCCCCTGGAGCGGCCCCTGCACCAGGGCGACACACGGGTACTGCAGCAGGGCCACCAGCGCCGACAGCGCCATGGCCAGCCCGTACAGCTTCCCGAAGTGCTGCGGGGGGAACCTGCCAGGCACCCGCGTCACCAACGGGCATCTCCTGACCCCTGACAGCCCCACCCCGATGCCCTCTCCCCCGACACCTCCACCACGTCGCCTGCCACCCTCCAGCTCCACCGCCATCCCTCGCCACCCCATCCCGACCATGCCAGCCTGTCCCCTGCCACGCCCACAAGGAccgtgtccccatcccctgccacCCTGGGCCCTGCGTCCCCCGTGGCCGCGGCTGTCCCCACTCACGCGATGGCCAGGAAGGCGGCGTTGCCGCCGTACAGGAAGGAGCGGCTGATGACCTGCAGCACGAAGGTGCCGAACTGGACGGGCAGGACGGGCACGGCGGCAAGCACGGAGAACAGCAGGCACTGCGCCACCGTCACCACCAGCGACAGCACCGCCGAGCGCAGGTCTGCCAGCGCGGCCAGCGCCCCTGCGGGCACGGGGCTCAGGGCACGGCGACACGGCTCCCTCCGTGTCCCCTCCCAGGGGCCGCGGGCTCGGGCACGATGGTGGTGGCAGCAATGAGGCCGTGGGGGACAGGGGCCGCAGGACTGGGAGGCATGGTCGCCCCCAGAGTGTTGTGCCAGGGGGGGGCTGACCCTTGGGGTGAGGGGCCGTGGGGGTCAGTTGTTCTCAGGGCACGGGGCTCAGCTGCCCTTGGGGCAGGGCGGGGGGACAGTTACCCTCAGGGCGGGGACCCTTTCCCCGCTTGTGCCGGTCGAGGATGAGGCCGTTCCAGGGGGCGCAGAGCACCCCGCAGAGCTGGGTGAAGGCGAAGGCGTTGGTGTAGGTGCTCACTGCGGGGGGACAGCGTCAGGCGGGCGCCGCCAGCCCCGGGGCTCCCCACCGCGTCCCCCCGCCACGCTGCCGTACCCAGGCCGTGGTCCCCGTGCGCCAGGTGCTCGAGCTGCGGGTTGAGGGTGCCGATGAACAGGTAGTGGCGAAGCTGCATCACCGAGAGCCAGGCCACGTGCCAGGCGAAGAGCCACGAGCAGGCGCAGGCCCGGAACGGCGTCCCGGAGGGGGCCCCACCTGCGCAGGAGTCAGGGCGgggcacacacagacacaccccCGGCCGCACCCGCACTCTGCCCCTGCCCCTTCGGACGTGCCCACCCTTCGGCCGCGCCCACACTGCCGCACCCATTCGCCGAGCGCCCATTCACTCCTGCATTTGCATACTCCTGGCCACGCCCATGTACGGCCGTGCCCGCCCACCAGCGGGCCGCACCCCGCAATTTGCATACTCAGGACCGCCCTCCGGCCGTGCCACGCCCCTTCATTTACATGGCCCTGCCTACCTGCGGCCGCGCCCACCTCCTTAGCCCCACCCCCCGCAGACCAGATCCCCACCCCCGGCACCTCGAGGGATGGGGGGTTCCAGGGGTGTCTCCTCGGGTGCGGCCTCTGCCGAGGGCTGCTTGTCCTTGTAGGTTCGGTAGGAGCGGGAACGGCCCCAGCACCGCAGCCTGCGGGAGCGCCTGTGTCACCCTGTGTCCGCCTGGCGCGGCTGGACCTGCCCCGGGGACAGGACCCGCTGCCCACAGGGCGGGACCCAGCCGCCCCTCTCCCCAGAGCCCCAGCGGGGCGCGGCCAGCCCCCCGTACCCGTAGTCGTAGTCGGGGGGCAGCGGGTAGGGGATGTGGGTGCGCGGCATCAGGAAGAGGGTGCGCAGGAGGTGCCAGGCGCTGCAGGCTGCCAGGAAGAGGAACATGGCCCGCAGGGACAGCCCGTGCTCGTacagcagctggggacagggacggAGTCAGGGACGGAGACAGGCCGCCACCGGCCACCTGTTCAGGGCCTAGGTCTGTCCCCATGTGTGGCCCCAGCAGCgacccagctgtgtcccagacTGCGTCCCCACCATGTCCGTAAATGTGACCCAActgttcccagctctgtcctcccctgcccccaccGCCACGTCCCTCGCACCCACCTTGACGATGAGGAAGATGGCAGAGGAGGAGTCGAAGGCCCCGTTGTAGAGGGTGATGAGGATGGAGCGGTAGTTCCCGAACAGGTTGCCCACCTGGCACCAGGAGAGCCCCGTGTGCCATCAGGGCCGTCCCATGGAGGGCGGGTGTCCTGCTGCCGGGTGGGTGTCAGGGTGCCGGGGGACCCACCTGCATGTtggtgaggatgaggaggatgcCACCCACCGACAGCATGGACATGGCCGGGAAGAGCAGCACCGCCATCTCTGGGGACACGGGGGTCAGCGGGGACAACGGTTACTGAAGAGGTCCCCCCCGGGGCTGGGGACCCCCCGGCCAAAGAGCCTCACCTGGGGTGGAGAAGGCGACGAGAAGGGTCCCACCAGCGTAGAGGGAGCTGAAGGGCACAGCGGAGACACATGGGGACAGGATCCCGGGAATCACACGTGATTCCCCTATCCCAGCCCCATGGGAGGCGGGCCACCCTAATAACCCCCCTTTCTCAGCAGCCCCCGGCCCAAGCCCTGTCCCCCCGGTGCCCGTGTCCCCCCGGCGCCCGTGTCCCCCCGGTGCAGGGCTCACATGGCGATGAGGCGCGCAGCCATGGTGCCGAAGCGGTCAAAAACGACGCCCATGGGGAAG from Corvus cornix cornix isolate S_Up_H32 chromosome 5, ASM73873v5, whole genome shotgun sequence encodes:
- the LOC120410134 gene encoding C-type mannose receptor 2-like, producing MGVAEVDGPVASPEGAGGVPSVPACPAAMWPWLLLALALLGTVPASHPGECPPHPCLLPGTPWGHRQSLPPPCHAHPTDATCPGLAVGGRGTRGTNPPLLRPAAPHQPGGVPAGETPQLRYVVVKKLRTYAGAQRYCQDVYRGQLASVHSAARNQELQKLARTHTTFAPWIGAVTSCRAGQWESRWEDSSPWNYANWAPIHPLHTVTTCTTLSTRDGLWRSRFCFQLRPFICQY
- the SLC43A3 gene encoding solute carrier family 43 member 3, coding for MAGGAGLAKRLGTFLSGLLECGAFCGIIFGWASLVFVLKDLGYFEGLCQPSATPGPNLTLGSDCSGQDEQFSLVFTIGSFMNNFMTFPMGVVFDRFGTMAARLIAISLYAGGTLLVAFSTPEMAVLLFPAMSMLSVGGILLILTNMQVGNLFGNYRSILITLYNGAFDSSSAIFLIVKLLYEHGLSLRAMFLFLAACSAWHLLRTLFLMPRTHIPYPLPPDYDYGLRCWGRSRSYRTYKDKQPSAEAAPEETPLEPPIPRGGAPSGTPFRACACSWLFAWHVAWLSVMQLRHYLFIGTLNPQLEHLAHGDHGLVSTYTNAFAFTQLCGVLCAPWNGLILDRHKRGKGPRPEGALAALADLRSAVLSLVVTVAQCLLFSVLAAVPVLPVQFGTFVLQVISRSFLYGGNAAFLAIAFPPQHFGKLYGLAMALSALVALLQYPCVALVQGPLQGDPFYMNLGLIAVVLVAFVSPVVVTRECQRRAKELGMASTPLAAAPSAEIHVETPH